The following proteins are co-located in the Gossypium hirsutum isolate 1008001.06 chromosome A02, Gossypium_hirsutum_v2.1, whole genome shotgun sequence genome:
- the LOC107951569 gene encoding uncharacterized protein isoform X3, whose protein sequence is MWGLLNIGFICFPAAIFKTTVKNCGIVFHTGMLGKSLASSLMTLDSATSCFCVPDVATSAANIVPFSVTLSSRLPQTVIGRVGSSHFSPHKWAINVNTEGKTWEACRQALSAFGFTDEEEDKILGKAFGHVHSPYWGEERKKEEPRFEIVNEILEYLRSLGLSDDDLRKLLKKFPEVLGCDIEHELRTNVQILEKDWGIKGKSLKNLLLRNPKVLGYNVDCKGDCIAQCTRCWVRF, encoded by the exons ATGTGGGGGCTCCTAAATATTGGATTTATATGCTTTCCAGCTGCAATTTTCAAAACAACGGTGAAAAATTGTGGGATTGTCTTCCATACTG GGATGCTGGGAAAATCGTTAGCTTCGTCTTTGATGACATTGGATTCTGCGACTTCTTGTTTCTGTGTT CCTGATGTTGCAACATCTGCAGCAAATATTGTACCATTCAGCGTAACCCTCTCGAGTAGGCTCCCACAGACAGTGATAGGGAGAGTTGGTAGCTCCCATTTTTCTCCTCATAAATGGGCAATAAATGTAAACACAGAGGGAAAGACATGGGAAGCATGCAGGCAAGCGTTGTCGGCATTTGGTTTCACCGATGAGGAGGAAGACAAGATACTTGGAAAGGCATTTGGGCACGTCCACTCCCCGTATTGGGGTGAAGAACGCAAGAAGGAAGAACCGAGGTTCGAAATTGTTAATGAAATATTAGAATACCTGAGAAGCCTAGGTCTGTCAGACGATGATCTGCGCAAATTGCTGAAGAAATTTCCTGAAGTTCTTGGATGTGATATCGAACACGAGTTGAGAACAAATGTACAGATACTGGAAAAGGATTGGGGAATAAAAGGTAAATCTCTTAAAAATCTTCTTCTTAGGAATCCCAAAGTGTTGGGTTACAATGTGGATTGTAAGGGAGATTGTATCGCGCAATGTACTCGATGCTGGGTGAGGTTCTAG
- the LOC107951569 gene encoding uncharacterized protein isoform X2 translates to MDLWFSCLGWGLPLPFLSDLTKPHFFSIQHLQHSLLQVINPPRANLFVCKEVYIRVHVGAPKYWIYMLSSCNFQNNGEKFAGMLGKSLASSLMTLDSATSCFCVPDVATSAANIVPFSVTLSSRLPQTVIGRVGSSHFSPHKWAINVNTEGKTWEACRQALSAFGFTDEEEDKILGKAFGHVHSPYWGEERKKEEPRFEIVNEILEYLRSLGLSDDDLRKLLKKFPEVLGCDIEHELRTNVQILEKDWGIKGKSLKNLLLRNPKVLGYNVDCKGDCIAQCTRCWVRF, encoded by the exons ATGGATCTGTGGTTCTCATGTTTGGGGTGGGGTCTTCCCTTACCCTTCCTTTCTGACCTAACCAAACCTCATTTCTTCTCCATTCAACACCTTCAACACTCTCTCCTTCAG GTAATCAATCCTCCAAGGGccaatttatttgtttgtaaGGAGGTTTACATAAGGGTGCATGTGGGGGCTCCTAAATATTGGATTTATATGCTTTCCAGCTGCAATTTTCAAAACAACGGTGAAAAATT TGCAGGGATGCTGGGAAAATCGTTAGCTTCGTCTTTGATGACATTGGATTCTGCGACTTCTTGTTTCTGTGTT CCTGATGTTGCAACATCTGCAGCAAATATTGTACCATTCAGCGTAACCCTCTCGAGTAGGCTCCCACAGACAGTGATAGGGAGAGTTGGTAGCTCCCATTTTTCTCCTCATAAATGGGCAATAAATGTAAACACAGAGGGAAAGACATGGGAAGCATGCAGGCAAGCGTTGTCGGCATTTGGTTTCACCGATGAGGAGGAAGACAAGATACTTGGAAAGGCATTTGGGCACGTCCACTCCCCGTATTGGGGTGAAGAACGCAAGAAGGAAGAACCGAGGTTCGAAATTGTTAATGAAATATTAGAATACCTGAGAAGCCTAGGTCTGTCAGACGATGATCTGCGCAAATTGCTGAAGAAATTTCCTGAAGTTCTTGGATGTGATATCGAACACGAGTTGAGAACAAATGTACAGATACTGGAAAAGGATTGGGGAATAAAAGGTAAATCTCTTAAAAATCTTCTTCTTAGGAATCCCAAAGTGTTGGGTTACAATGTGGATTGTAAGGGAGATTGTATCGCGCAATGTACTCGATGCTGGGTGAGGTTCTAG
- the LOC107951569 gene encoding uncharacterized protein isoform X1 — translation MDLWFSCLGWGLPLPFLSDLTKPHFFSIQHLQHSLLQVINPPRANLFVCKEVYIRVHVGAPKYWIYMLSSCNFQNNGEKLWDCLPYCAGMLGKSLASSLMTLDSATSCFCVPDVATSAANIVPFSVTLSSRLPQTVIGRVGSSHFSPHKWAINVNTEGKTWEACRQALSAFGFTDEEEDKILGKAFGHVHSPYWGEERKKEEPRFEIVNEILEYLRSLGLSDDDLRKLLKKFPEVLGCDIEHELRTNVQILEKDWGIKGKSLKNLLLRNPKVLGYNVDCKGDCIAQCTRCWVRF, via the exons ATGGATCTGTGGTTCTCATGTTTGGGGTGGGGTCTTCCCTTACCCTTCCTTTCTGACCTAACCAAACCTCATTTCTTCTCCATTCAACACCTTCAACACTCTCTCCTTCAG GTAATCAATCCTCCAAGGGccaatttatttgtttgtaaGGAGGTTTACATAAGGGTGCATGTGGGGGCTCCTAAATATTGGATTTATATGCTTTCCAGCTGCAATTTTCAAAACAACGGTGAAAAATTGTGGGATTGTCTTCCATACTG TGCAGGGATGCTGGGAAAATCGTTAGCTTCGTCTTTGATGACATTGGATTCTGCGACTTCTTGTTTCTGTGTT CCTGATGTTGCAACATCTGCAGCAAATATTGTACCATTCAGCGTAACCCTCTCGAGTAGGCTCCCACAGACAGTGATAGGGAGAGTTGGTAGCTCCCATTTTTCTCCTCATAAATGGGCAATAAATGTAAACACAGAGGGAAAGACATGGGAAGCATGCAGGCAAGCGTTGTCGGCATTTGGTTTCACCGATGAGGAGGAAGACAAGATACTTGGAAAGGCATTTGGGCACGTCCACTCCCCGTATTGGGGTGAAGAACGCAAGAAGGAAGAACCGAGGTTCGAAATTGTTAATGAAATATTAGAATACCTGAGAAGCCTAGGTCTGTCAGACGATGATCTGCGCAAATTGCTGAAGAAATTTCCTGAAGTTCTTGGATGTGATATCGAACACGAGTTGAGAACAAATGTACAGATACTGGAAAAGGATTGGGGAATAAAAGGTAAATCTCTTAAAAATCTTCTTCTTAGGAATCCCAAAGTGTTGGGTTACAATGTGGATTGTAAGGGAGATTGTATCGCGCAATGTACTCGATGCTGGGTGAGGTTCTAG